One Candidatus Binataceae bacterium DNA window includes the following coding sequences:
- a CDS encoding DUF1329 domain-containing protein, giving the protein MNGLRRSIIAIAIVGLLGARVALADDGGSGAVKPAGTTATIAPAAVASAAIAPGTAITMANWSQYKDLMPEGMARLFAGQDPLKMPADVRMEIGPTTLHPLPKTYLAATEKYAAQVKLIELRDGGLSLQNYNGGIPFPNPAEPHKGWKTLANLWYRYIPHLVVDTSGSGCGIDGSGNANCQVYVGVKRQLAYNTDVNAPPEAAGPSARYFTEWFMTIEPEQDKYTAYLTVNYADPTKPEDEFIFLPSLRRYQPVATAARCSESAGLDQTYEDFHNGLDTDLTQLDVEYLGQRQIIALVDAKPPTGAFPADVAMPLGFPTPSWGNWQLRLVDVLAVKKVPAKASGYCYGKRVIYADSHFSSPLWEELYDTDLKLWKVAGIFPIEAQVPGVGPINTGALDVEAWWDLQHKHSTFASEPYQGHPYYINEEAPKEYNDDARYTTAAGLNLIMR; this is encoded by the coding sequence TTGAACGGATTGAGGCGAAGCATTATCGCGATCGCTATCGTTGGCCTGCTCGGCGCTCGCGTGGCGCTGGCCGACGACGGCGGCAGCGGCGCGGTCAAGCCCGCCGGGACGACGGCAACGATTGCGCCGGCGGCTGTCGCATCGGCTGCGATCGCGCCCGGCACGGCAATCACGATGGCTAACTGGAGCCAGTACAAGGACCTGATGCCCGAAGGGATGGCGAGGCTCTTCGCCGGCCAAGATCCGCTGAAAATGCCGGCTGATGTCCGCATGGAAATTGGTCCGACGACGCTTCATCCGTTGCCCAAGACCTATCTCGCCGCGACCGAAAAATATGCCGCACAGGTCAAGCTGATCGAGCTCCGCGACGGCGGCCTTTCGCTTCAGAACTATAACGGCGGCATCCCCTTTCCGAACCCGGCCGAGCCGCATAAGGGCTGGAAGACGCTCGCGAATCTCTGGTATCGCTACATTCCCCATCTGGTGGTCGACACCTCCGGCTCCGGCTGCGGCATTGACGGCAGCGGCAACGCCAACTGCCAGGTCTACGTCGGCGTCAAACGCCAGTTGGCCTACAACACCGACGTCAACGCGCCGCCGGAAGCTGCCGGACCCTCGGCCCGCTACTTCACCGAATGGTTCATGACGATCGAGCCTGAGCAGGACAAATACACCGCCTATCTGACCGTCAACTATGCCGACCCGACCAAGCCCGAAGACGAGTTTATCTTCCTGCCCTCGCTGCGTCGCTATCAACCCGTCGCCACCGCCGCGCGATGTTCGGAGAGCGCCGGCCTCGATCAAACCTATGAGGATTTCCACAACGGCCTGGATACCGACCTGACGCAGCTCGATGTCGAATATCTCGGGCAACGGCAGATAATCGCCTTGGTCGACGCGAAGCCGCCCACCGGCGCCTTTCCGGCAGACGTCGCGATGCCGCTCGGCTTCCCAACACCGTCATGGGGAAACTGGCAACTGCGCCTCGTCGACGTCCTTGCAGTCAAGAAAGTTCCCGCCAAGGCCTCAGGCTACTGCTATGGCAAGCGGGTGATCTACGCCGACAGTCATTTCAGCTCCCCGCTATGGGAAGAGCTATACGACACAGATCTGAAGCTCTGGAAGGTCGCGGGGATTTTTCCGATCGAGGCGCAGGTCCCGGGGGTCGGTCCGATCAATACGGGAGCTTTGGATGTCGAGGCCTGGTGGGACCTTCAGCACAAGCATTCCACCTTTGCGAGCGAACCGTATCAGGGCCATCCCTATTACATCAATGAAGAGGCCCCCAAGGAGTACAACGACGACGCTCGCTATACGACGGCAGCCGGACTGAACCTGATTATGCGCTAG
- a CDS encoding VOC family protein encodes MLKTGRVNHIAFKVTDVDKSREFYETVVGLKKIPRPKINIPGEWYQLGENALHLIGGQRKPAGIDPTGPHVAIQVDDIDETKRTLEGLGITYLDAAALMKDLKLSPEQMKMVGKQVWVQDPDGNVLELQQRLE; translated from the coding sequence ATGCTGAAGACCGGACGGGTCAATCATATCGCCTTCAAAGTTACTGACGTCGACAAGTCGCGCGAATTCTACGAGACCGTCGTCGGCCTCAAAAAAATCCCGCGTCCCAAGATCAATATTCCGGGAGAGTGGTATCAGCTCGGCGAAAACGCACTGCATCTAATCGGCGGCCAGAGGAAGCCCGCCGGCATCGATCCGACCGGGCCGCACGTCGCGATTCAGGTTGATGACATCGACGAGACCAAGCGCACACTCGAGGGGCTGGGCATCACCTATCTTGACGCCGCGGCCTTGATGAAGGACCTCAAGCTGTCGCCCGAGCAGATGAAGATGGTCGGCAAGCAGGTCTGGGTGCAGGATCCCGACGGTAACGTGCTCGAGCTGCAGCAGCGCCTCGAGTAG
- the lptF gene encoding LPS export ABC transporter permease LptF: MLRLKIIDRYVASEVVAPFGLGVLLLTFALVTGRLLKLTEMVVNHGVTVGDVLGLIGFIMPAFLELTFPMAVLLGVLMGFGRMSGDRELTAARACGVSLYRLALPVLGVAAVVYAVSSWLAFSVRPWANSHLREQLFELTQTRSTAGLKEKVFNRNFPGLVVYVDEISPSDEGLKGVLISDARDPKQQSTIIARSGMIIPDAAAKSITLRLFNGSLFGVEAVKNTSHVTSFHTYDLSVHPEEGLGLAGQDPEEMSLGELRADIAAARATGKPDRDAETELASKYTLPFTTILFALLGIPLGLKPARGGQSERFGVAIALFFLYYSLMRAGEALAQRGELGAFAAMSIPDVAFAILAAWLFWRAAGDRGDQGRGAGDFLWDFIERFERRSEVAT, translated from the coding sequence ATGCTGCGGCTCAAGATAATCGACCGTTACGTAGCGAGCGAAGTCGTCGCGCCGTTCGGGCTTGGCGTGCTCCTGCTGACCTTCGCGCTGGTCACCGGCCGCCTGCTGAAACTCACCGAGATGGTGGTTAATCACGGCGTCACCGTGGGTGACGTGCTGGGGCTTATCGGCTTCATCATGCCGGCTTTTCTCGAGCTGACCTTTCCGATGGCGGTGCTGCTCGGCGTCTTGATGGGCTTCGGACGGATGTCGGGCGACCGCGAATTGACCGCGGCGCGCGCCTGCGGAGTCAGTCTTTACCGGCTCGCGCTACCGGTTCTGGGCGTGGCCGCGGTGGTGTACGCGGTATCGAGCTGGCTCGCCTTCTCGGTCCGGCCTTGGGCCAACTCCCATCTGCGCGAACAACTCTTCGAGTTGACGCAGACGCGCTCGACCGCCGGGCTCAAGGAAAAGGTCTTCAATCGGAACTTTCCCGGTCTGGTGGTTTATGTTGACGAGATTTCGCCGAGTGATGAAGGGCTCAAGGGCGTATTGATTTCGGACGCTCGCGATCCCAAGCAGCAGAGCACGATCATCGCGCGGTCCGGGATGATTATTCCGGACGCCGCGGCGAAGTCGATCACCTTGCGCCTGTTCAACGGCTCGTTGTTTGGGGTCGAGGCGGTCAAGAATACGAGCCATGTGACCAGTTTCCACACCTACGACCTGAGCGTGCATCCGGAGGAGGGGCTGGGTCTTGCGGGTCAGGATCCCGAGGAGATGAGTCTGGGAGAGTTGCGCGCCGATATCGCTGCGGCGCGCGCGACCGGCAAACCTGATCGCGACGCCGAGACCGAACTCGCGAGCAAGTACACGCTGCCCTTCACAACGATTTTGTTTGCCTTGTTGGGTATTCCGCTGGGATTGAAGCCGGCGCGCGGAGGTCAGTCGGAGCGCTTCGGGGTCGCCATCGCGCTGTTCTTCCTCTATTACTCGCTGATGCGCGCGGGCGAGGCCTTGGCCCAGCGCGGAGAGCTTGGCGCGTTCGCCGCGATGAGTATTCCCGACGTGGCGTTTGCGATCCTGGCGGCGTGGCTATTCTGGCGCGCGGCCGGC